Proteins encoded together in one Mugil cephalus isolate CIBA_MC_2020 chromosome 16, CIBA_Mcephalus_1.1, whole genome shotgun sequence window:
- the zdhhc16b gene encoding palmitoyltransferase ZDHHC16B isoform X2, translated as MRVGSSWRWQLSRAMRLSLRWCRPWRPQRGGRGPEGKGRLSGRFLELWSYGKLLLRSLYYNSLSNSDTLLDCVFEPVYWIVDNVTRWFGVVFVCLVVLLTSSVVVIVYLFVLPTILSTYALHWIVWHLGCGHWLLVMVVFHYYKATTTSPGHPPKDKLHIPSVSICKKCITPKPPRTHHCSICDICVLKMDHHCPWLNNCVGHFNHRYFFSFCLFMTLGCVYCSISSKDLFLDSYEAIESYYQTPPPDYTFRETAAHKSIVFLWVLTSSVAVALGGLTLWHAILISRGETSVERHINRKEANRLRDKGKVFRNPYHQGKMNNWKLLFGVEETRHWFTRVLLPSSHLPSGDGMMWDYIFARRDPMAI; from the exons ATGCGTGtgggcagcagctggaggtggcAGCTCTCCCGGGCCATGCGTCTGTCGCTGCGCTGGTGCCGGCCGTGGCGCCCGCAGAGGGGAGGCCGCGGCCCCGAGGGCAAGGGGAGGCTCAGCGGCCGGTTCCTGGAGCTGTGGAGCTACGGCAAGCTGCTCCTCCGCTCGCTCTACTACAACAGCCTCAGCAACTCGGACACCCTGCTGGACTGCGTGTTCGAGCCCGTCTACTGGATCGTGGACAACGTGACCCGCTGGTTTGGAGTG GTGTTCGTCTGTCTCGTCGTCCTGCTCACGTCCTCCGTGGTGGTCATCGTCTACCTGTTTGTCCTGCCCACGATCCTCAGCACCTACGCGCTGCACTGGATCGTCTGGCACCTCGGCTGCGGCCACTGGCTTCTCGTCATGGTGGTCTTCCATTACTACAAggccaccaccacctccccggGACATCCTCCTAAG GACAAACTTCATATCCCGTCCGTGTCCATCTGCAAGAAATGCATCACCCCGAAACCTCCGAGGACGCACCACTGTAGCATCTGCGACAT ATGTGTTTTGAAGATGGACCACCACTGTC CCTGGCTGAACAACTGCGTGGGCCACTTCAACCACCgctacttcttctccttctgcctctTCATGACCCTCGGCTGCGTCtactgcagcatcagcagcaagGACCTGTTCCTGGACTCCTACGAAGCAATCGAG AGCTACTACCAGACGCCTCCTCCCGACTACACCTTCAGGGAAACGGCCGCTCACAAGAGCATCGTCTTCCTCTGGGTGCTGACCAG CTCGGTGGCGGTAGCTCTGGGAGGACTGACCCTGTGGCACGCCATTCTCATCAGCAGAGGAGAGACCAGCGTGGAGCGGCACATCAACCGCAAGGAGGCCAACAGGCTGAGGGACAAGGGCAAG GTGTTCAGAAATCCATATCATCAGGGGAAAATGAACAACTGGAAGTTACTGTTTGGTGTAGAGGAAACGAG GCACTGGTTCACACGCGTCCTCTTACCCTCCAGCCACCTGCCCAGTGGAGACGGAATGATGTGGGACTACATCTTCGCCAGGAGAGACCCCATGGCcatctga
- the mms19 gene encoding MMS19 nucleotide excision repair protein homolog isoform X2, which translates to MAEDGTLLLSVVEEFVSGLQDSKAKDAAKGVKDGQFTVLQLVEALGLSLTSSQPHTRARGVQLLSEVLQQCYGDLTEREVEVLIAFYENRLKDHYVTTAPVLQGLRALTKCTTLPPGSAVSMLRSLFQDIHVQSLMLAERSCVYNMLINLMETREAELKGLGADFVFGFVQSMDGERDPRNLLLAFQIARNIIHRGYDLGKFTEELFEVTSCYFPIDFTPPPNDPHGITKEELIQMLRAVLTGTPKFAEFLLPLIIEKLDSDVQSAKLDSLQTLSACASQYEQKDLAEFLEGLWASLRREVFQTSSEKVESAGLAALTAIASCLSRAVLSSDSEDSLSSFLDLVLKDCKHHLCEPDLKLVWPSAKLLQAACSASVRASHVVVAAVMPSLIEQYNNRTECSHRRTLLEVVQRFVQSVKSCQSSEDDESAFSGYRSALCSVVFSALSESNSSLQITATSVLVSLARQKGLLLDADVDRAVDHFIKMLLTEEDDRVSVAVVECAGALAELHPTVFIDKLIPRMKKEMFSEPMEEDHGGDSALRSHHAVRQRCLSALASVSTQPSVVQESTPVLLEVLSSAHTGTAGFSLDEVVLACRSLQRIVEQVRDTEEMGRCFHDVVVPRLLSLALQAALQGEGSPVRSPLVEEQVLSAMVPVISTSCSRLQPKLAEQTASRAVSLFLDGDVSFLPDNSFPSHIQLLKQQEEDSWRQSQMVCLLMGCVCSLPRSVEVPRMEQLLSELEELSCTCSHALSYTSAAKCFASLVNKRPQGDSLDSLIQKTMKRVCSELDCTSSSVRTQAFTLLVWVAKALLLRYHPLFTTLTDKLFSLLDDADLGPMAADGFSLLMSDSPDVLNRGCHADVRIMYRQRFFSENSAKLVQGFDAAPQEKKPNYLKALSNIVNKLPKQVQVTELPALLTLLLEALTYPDQGVQLSTLSCLEPVLVNPPQALIQQLEALVNRLLALICSPVMNVRIASLRCIHTLSHFPVHEVLPFRARVLRALARPLDDKKRLVRREAVEARGEWFLLGSPGGR; encoded by the exons ATGGCTGAGGACGGTACCTTGCTGCTGTCTGTGGTGGAAGAATTTGTCTCGGGACTTCAGGACAGCAAGGCTAAAGATGCAGCAAAAG gtgTCAAAGATGGACAGTTTACAGTCCTACAATTGGTGGAAGCTCTTGG ACTCAGCCTGACCAGCTCTCAGCCCCACACCCGAGCAAGAGGAGTCCAGCTCCTCTCCGAAGTTTTACAGCAGTGCTATGGAGATCTTACAGAGAGAGAAG TGGAAGTGCTCATCGCCTTCTATGAAAACCGTCTCAAGGACCATTACGTCACCACAGCGCCCGTTTTGCAGGGGCTCAGAGCTCTG acaaaatgTACAACGTTGCCTCCTGGCTCAGCTGTGTCCATGCTGAGGTCTTTGTTCCAGGACATTCACGTGCAG TCTCTGATGCTTGCAGAGAGATCATGCGTCTACAACATGCTAATCAACCTGATGGAGACCAGAGAGGCCG AGCTGAAGGGTTTGGGGGCAGACTTTGTGTTTGGTTTCGTTCAGTCGATGGACGGGGAGAGGGACCCCCGCAACCTGCTGTTGGCCTTCCAGATCGCCAGGAACATCATCCACAGAGGATACGATCTGG GTAAATTCACAGAGGAGCTGTTCGAAGTGACGTCCTGCTATTTCCCCATCGACTTCACCCCA CCTCCCAACGACCCCCACGGCATCACCAAAGAGGAGCTCATTCAGATGCTCAGGGCCGTCCTCACCGGGACTCCAAAATTCGCAGAG TTTCTGTTACCGCTCATCATTGAGAAGCTGGACTCGGACGTTCAGAGCGCGAAGCTGGACTCCCTGCAGACTCTG aGTGCTTGTGCGTCACAATACGAGCAGAAGGACTTGGCAGAATTCCTCGAGGGGCTGTGGGCGTCCCTGCGCAGAGAG GTGTTTCAGACATCCAGCGAGAAGGTTGAGTCTGCAGGCCTCGCCGCTCTCACCGCAATCGCTTCCTGTCTGTCGCGCGCAGTCCTCAGCTCTGACTCTGAGGACTCTCTGAGCAGTTTCCTGGATCTCGTTCTCAAag ACTGCAAGCATCACCTGTGCGAGCCCGACTTAAAGCTGGTGTGGCCCAGCGCCAAGCTGCTCCAGGCCGCCTGCAGCGCCTCCGTCAGGGCGAGCCACGTCGTCGTAGCCGCCGTCATGCCCTCTCTCATCGAGCAGTATAACAACAGAACAGAG TGTTCACACAGACGCACGTTGCTGGAGGTGGTGCAGCGGTTCGTCCAGTCGGTAAAAAGCTGCCAGTCCTCAGAGGACG ACGAGAGCGCGTTTTCGGGCTACCGGTCGGCTCTGTGCAGCGTGGTGTTTTCAGCTCTGTCTGAGAGTAATTCCAGTCTGCAGATCACGGCCACCTCTGTGCTCGTCTCACTGGCACGACAGAAGG GTCTGCTGTTGGACGCTGATGTCGATCGAGCCGTAGACCACTTCATCAAAATGCTGCTGACCGAGGAGGACGACAGAGTCAG CGTGGCCGTGGTGGAGTGTGCAGGAGCCTTAGCAGAGCTGCACCCAACAGTCTTCATCGACAAACTCATCCCAAGAATGAAGAAGGAGATGTTTTCTG AGCCCATGGAGGAAGATCACGGAGGAGATTCCGCGTTACGTTCCCATCATGCAGTGCGTCAGCGGTGTTTGTCTGCTCTGGCTTCAGTGTCCACCCAACCCAGCGTTGTCCAGGAGAGTACGCCTGTCCTCCTGGAAGTCCTCAGTTCTGCACACACCG GTACCGCCGGGTTTTCGTTGGACGAGGTGGTGTTGGCGTGCCGCAGCCTTCAGAGGATAGTGGAGCAGGTTCGGGACACGGAGGAGATGGGACGGTGCTTCCACGACGTGGTCGTCCCGCGTCTGCTGTCTCTGGCGCTCCAAGCAGCGCTGCAGG GCGAGGGTTCACCTGTTCGCAGTCCTCTGGTAGAGGAGCAGGTCCTGTCTGCTATGGTTCCCGTCATCAGCACTTCCTGTTCACGGCTTCAGCCCAA GTTGGCGGAACAGACGGCGTCGAGGGCTGTGTCTCTCTTCCTGGACGGTGACGTCTCCTTTTTGCCCGACAACTCCTTCCCTTCGCACATACAGCTGCTCAAG cagcaggaggaggattcATGGCGCCAGTCTCAGATGGTTTGCCTGCTAAtgggctgtgtgtgttcattacCGCGGAGC GTGGAGGTGCCGCGGATGGAGCAGCTGCTGTCGGAGCTGGAGGAGTTGAGCTGCACCTGCAGCCACGCGCTCTCTTACACCTCCGCTGCGAAGTGCTTCGCCAGCCTGGTCAACAAGAGACCACAGG GCGATTCTCTCGACAGTTTAATTCAGAAAACAATGAAGAGAGTGTGCAGTGAGTTGGACTGTACGTCCTCCTCTGTGCGCACGCAGGCCTTCACGCTATTGGTCTGG GTCGCCAAGGCTCTGCTTCTTCGATACCACCCTCTGTTCACGACGCTCACCGACAAG ctcttctctctgctcgATGACGCCGACCTGGGTCCGATGGCGGCCGACGGCTTCTCTCTGCTGATGAGCGACTCTCCCGACGTCCTGAACCGAGGCTGCCACGCCGACGTCCGCATCATGTACCGCCAGCGCTTCTTCAGCGAGAACTCAGCCAAGCTGGTCCAGGGCTTCGACGCCGCGCCGCAAG AGAAGAAACCCAACTACTTGAAGGCGCTCTCAAATATAGTCAACAAGCTTCCCAAGCAGGTTCAAGTCACTGAGCTACCAGCG CTTCTTACTCTGCTCCTGGAGGCCTTGACGTATCCTGACCAGGGCGTCCAGCTGTCCACTCTGTCCTGCCTGGAGCCCGTCCTCGTCAACCCACCACAGGCTCTCATACAGCAGCTGGAGGCTTTGGTCAACAGGTTGCTGGCCCTCATCTGTAGTCCAGTCATG AACGTACGGATCGCCTCCCTGCGCTGCATCCACACGCTTTCCCACTTCCCCGTACACGAG GTCTTACCATTTCGAGCCCGGGTGCTGCGAGCGTTGGCTCGGCCCCTGGATGACAAGAAGAGGCTGGTGAGGAGAGAGGCAGTAGAGGCGAGAGGAGAGTG gtTCCTCTTAGGAAGTCCTGGCGGGAGGTGA
- the zdhhc16b gene encoding palmitoyltransferase ZDHHC16B isoform X1 has protein sequence METSASVRLRYEELLFYAACVSHCWCLCLCVCVCLEGRVCRRGAGGGGGRGGMRVGSSWRWQLSRAMRLSLRWCRPWRPQRGGRGPEGKGRLSGRFLELWSYGKLLLRSLYYNSLSNSDTLLDCVFEPVYWIVDNVTRWFGVVFVCLVVLLTSSVVVIVYLFVLPTILSTYALHWIVWHLGCGHWLLVMVVFHYYKATTTSPGHPPKDKLHIPSVSICKKCITPKPPRTHHCSICDICVLKMDHHCPWLNNCVGHFNHRYFFSFCLFMTLGCVYCSISSKDLFLDSYEAIESYYQTPPPDYTFRETAAHKSIVFLWVLTSSVAVALGGLTLWHAILISRGETSVERHINRKEANRLRDKGKVFRNPYHQGKMNNWKLLFGVEETRHWFTRVLLPSSHLPSGDGMMWDYIFARRDPMAI, from the exons ATGGAAACCTCGGCGTCCGTCAGGCTGCGCTACGAGGAGCTCCTGTTCTACGCGGCCTGCGTTAGTcactgctggtgtttgtgtctgtgcgtttgtgtgtgtctggaggGCAGAGTGTGTAGGAGGGGGGCAGGCGGAGGCGGTGGTCGTGGAGGCATGCGTGtgggcagcagctggaggtggcAGCTCTCCCGGGCCATGCGTCTGTCGCTGCGCTGGTGCCGGCCGTGGCGCCCGCAGAGGGGAGGCCGCGGCCCCGAGGGCAAGGGGAGGCTCAGCGGCCGGTTCCTGGAGCTGTGGAGCTACGGCAAGCTGCTCCTCCGCTCGCTCTACTACAACAGCCTCAGCAACTCGGACACCCTGCTGGACTGCGTGTTCGAGCCCGTCTACTGGATCGTGGACAACGTGACCCGCTGGTTTGGAGTG GTGTTCGTCTGTCTCGTCGTCCTGCTCACGTCCTCCGTGGTGGTCATCGTCTACCTGTTTGTCCTGCCCACGATCCTCAGCACCTACGCGCTGCACTGGATCGTCTGGCACCTCGGCTGCGGCCACTGGCTTCTCGTCATGGTGGTCTTCCATTACTACAAggccaccaccacctccccggGACATCCTCCTAAG GACAAACTTCATATCCCGTCCGTGTCCATCTGCAAGAAATGCATCACCCCGAAACCTCCGAGGACGCACCACTGTAGCATCTGCGACAT ATGTGTTTTGAAGATGGACCACCACTGTC CCTGGCTGAACAACTGCGTGGGCCACTTCAACCACCgctacttcttctccttctgcctctTCATGACCCTCGGCTGCGTCtactgcagcatcagcagcaagGACCTGTTCCTGGACTCCTACGAAGCAATCGAG AGCTACTACCAGACGCCTCCTCCCGACTACACCTTCAGGGAAACGGCCGCTCACAAGAGCATCGTCTTCCTCTGGGTGCTGACCAG CTCGGTGGCGGTAGCTCTGGGAGGACTGACCCTGTGGCACGCCATTCTCATCAGCAGAGGAGAGACCAGCGTGGAGCGGCACATCAACCGCAAGGAGGCCAACAGGCTGAGGGACAAGGGCAAG GTGTTCAGAAATCCATATCATCAGGGGAAAATGAACAACTGGAAGTTACTGTTTGGTGTAGAGGAAACGAG GCACTGGTTCACACGCGTCCTCTTACCCTCCAGCCACCTGCCCAGTGGAGACGGAATGATGTGGGACTACATCTTCGCCAGGAGAGACCCCATGGCcatctga
- the mms19 gene encoding MMS19 nucleotide excision repair protein homolog isoform X1 — protein sequence MAEDGTLLLSVVEEFVSGLQDSKAKDAAKGVKDGQFTVLQLVEALGLSLTSSQPHTRARGVQLLSEVLQQCYGDLTEREVEVLIAFYENRLKDHYVTTAPVLQGLRALTKCTTLPPGSAVSMLRSLFQDIHVQSLMLAERSCVYNMLINLMETREAELKGLGADFVFGFVQSMDGERDPRNLLLAFQIARNIIHRGYDLGKFTEELFEVTSCYFPIDFTPPPNDPHGITKEELIQMLRAVLTGTPKFAEFLLPLIIEKLDSDVQSAKLDSLQTLSACASQYEQKDLAEFLEGLWASLRREVFQTSSEKVESAGLAALTAIASCLSRAVLSSDSEDSLSSFLDLVLKDCKHHLCEPDLKLVWPSAKLLQAACSASVRASHVVVAAVMPSLIEQYNNRTECSHRRTLLEVVQRFVQSVKSCQSSEDDESAFSGYRSALCSVVFSALSESNSSLQITATSVLVSLARQKGLLLDADVDRAVDHFIKMLLTEEDDRVSVAVVECAGALAELHPTVFIDKLIPRMKKEMFSEPMEEDHGGDSALRSHHAVRQRCLSALASVSTQPSVVQESTPVLLEVLSSAHTGTAGFSLDEVVLACRSLQRIVEQVRDTEEMGRCFHDVVVPRLLSLALQAALQGEGSPVRSPLVEEQVLSAMVPVISTSCSRLQPKLAEQTASRAVSLFLDGDVSFLPDNSFPSHIQLLKKQQEEDSWRQSQMVCLLMGCVCSLPRSVEVPRMEQLLSELEELSCTCSHALSYTSAAKCFASLVNKRPQGDSLDSLIQKTMKRVCSELDCTSSSVRTQAFTLLVWVAKALLLRYHPLFTTLTDKLFSLLDDADLGPMAADGFSLLMSDSPDVLNRGCHADVRIMYRQRFFSENSAKLVQGFDAAPQEKKPNYLKALSNIVNKLPKQVQVTELPALLTLLLEALTYPDQGVQLSTLSCLEPVLVNPPQALIQQLEALVNRLLALICSPVMNVRIASLRCIHTLSHFPVHEVLPFRARVLRALARPLDDKKRLVRREAVEARGEWFLLGSPGGR from the exons ATGGCTGAGGACGGTACCTTGCTGCTGTCTGTGGTGGAAGAATTTGTCTCGGGACTTCAGGACAGCAAGGCTAAAGATGCAGCAAAAG gtgTCAAAGATGGACAGTTTACAGTCCTACAATTGGTGGAAGCTCTTGG ACTCAGCCTGACCAGCTCTCAGCCCCACACCCGAGCAAGAGGAGTCCAGCTCCTCTCCGAAGTTTTACAGCAGTGCTATGGAGATCTTACAGAGAGAGAAG TGGAAGTGCTCATCGCCTTCTATGAAAACCGTCTCAAGGACCATTACGTCACCACAGCGCCCGTTTTGCAGGGGCTCAGAGCTCTG acaaaatgTACAACGTTGCCTCCTGGCTCAGCTGTGTCCATGCTGAGGTCTTTGTTCCAGGACATTCACGTGCAG TCTCTGATGCTTGCAGAGAGATCATGCGTCTACAACATGCTAATCAACCTGATGGAGACCAGAGAGGCCG AGCTGAAGGGTTTGGGGGCAGACTTTGTGTTTGGTTTCGTTCAGTCGATGGACGGGGAGAGGGACCCCCGCAACCTGCTGTTGGCCTTCCAGATCGCCAGGAACATCATCCACAGAGGATACGATCTGG GTAAATTCACAGAGGAGCTGTTCGAAGTGACGTCCTGCTATTTCCCCATCGACTTCACCCCA CCTCCCAACGACCCCCACGGCATCACCAAAGAGGAGCTCATTCAGATGCTCAGGGCCGTCCTCACCGGGACTCCAAAATTCGCAGAG TTTCTGTTACCGCTCATCATTGAGAAGCTGGACTCGGACGTTCAGAGCGCGAAGCTGGACTCCCTGCAGACTCTG aGTGCTTGTGCGTCACAATACGAGCAGAAGGACTTGGCAGAATTCCTCGAGGGGCTGTGGGCGTCCCTGCGCAGAGAG GTGTTTCAGACATCCAGCGAGAAGGTTGAGTCTGCAGGCCTCGCCGCTCTCACCGCAATCGCTTCCTGTCTGTCGCGCGCAGTCCTCAGCTCTGACTCTGAGGACTCTCTGAGCAGTTTCCTGGATCTCGTTCTCAAag ACTGCAAGCATCACCTGTGCGAGCCCGACTTAAAGCTGGTGTGGCCCAGCGCCAAGCTGCTCCAGGCCGCCTGCAGCGCCTCCGTCAGGGCGAGCCACGTCGTCGTAGCCGCCGTCATGCCCTCTCTCATCGAGCAGTATAACAACAGAACAGAG TGTTCACACAGACGCACGTTGCTGGAGGTGGTGCAGCGGTTCGTCCAGTCGGTAAAAAGCTGCCAGTCCTCAGAGGACG ACGAGAGCGCGTTTTCGGGCTACCGGTCGGCTCTGTGCAGCGTGGTGTTTTCAGCTCTGTCTGAGAGTAATTCCAGTCTGCAGATCACGGCCACCTCTGTGCTCGTCTCACTGGCACGACAGAAGG GTCTGCTGTTGGACGCTGATGTCGATCGAGCCGTAGACCACTTCATCAAAATGCTGCTGACCGAGGAGGACGACAGAGTCAG CGTGGCCGTGGTGGAGTGTGCAGGAGCCTTAGCAGAGCTGCACCCAACAGTCTTCATCGACAAACTCATCCCAAGAATGAAGAAGGAGATGTTTTCTG AGCCCATGGAGGAAGATCACGGAGGAGATTCCGCGTTACGTTCCCATCATGCAGTGCGTCAGCGGTGTTTGTCTGCTCTGGCTTCAGTGTCCACCCAACCCAGCGTTGTCCAGGAGAGTACGCCTGTCCTCCTGGAAGTCCTCAGTTCTGCACACACCG GTACCGCCGGGTTTTCGTTGGACGAGGTGGTGTTGGCGTGCCGCAGCCTTCAGAGGATAGTGGAGCAGGTTCGGGACACGGAGGAGATGGGACGGTGCTTCCACGACGTGGTCGTCCCGCGTCTGCTGTCTCTGGCGCTCCAAGCAGCGCTGCAGG GCGAGGGTTCACCTGTTCGCAGTCCTCTGGTAGAGGAGCAGGTCCTGTCTGCTATGGTTCCCGTCATCAGCACTTCCTGTTCACGGCTTCAGCCCAA GTTGGCGGAACAGACGGCGTCGAGGGCTGTGTCTCTCTTCCTGGACGGTGACGTCTCCTTTTTGCCCGACAACTCCTTCCCTTCGCACATACAGCTGCTCAAG aagcagcaggaggaggattcATGGCGCCAGTCTCAGATGGTTTGCCTGCTAAtgggctgtgtgtgttcattacCGCGGAGC GTGGAGGTGCCGCGGATGGAGCAGCTGCTGTCGGAGCTGGAGGAGTTGAGCTGCACCTGCAGCCACGCGCTCTCTTACACCTCCGCTGCGAAGTGCTTCGCCAGCCTGGTCAACAAGAGACCACAGG GCGATTCTCTCGACAGTTTAATTCAGAAAACAATGAAGAGAGTGTGCAGTGAGTTGGACTGTACGTCCTCCTCTGTGCGCACGCAGGCCTTCACGCTATTGGTCTGG GTCGCCAAGGCTCTGCTTCTTCGATACCACCCTCTGTTCACGACGCTCACCGACAAG ctcttctctctgctcgATGACGCCGACCTGGGTCCGATGGCGGCCGACGGCTTCTCTCTGCTGATGAGCGACTCTCCCGACGTCCTGAACCGAGGCTGCCACGCCGACGTCCGCATCATGTACCGCCAGCGCTTCTTCAGCGAGAACTCAGCCAAGCTGGTCCAGGGCTTCGACGCCGCGCCGCAAG AGAAGAAACCCAACTACTTGAAGGCGCTCTCAAATATAGTCAACAAGCTTCCCAAGCAGGTTCAAGTCACTGAGCTACCAGCG CTTCTTACTCTGCTCCTGGAGGCCTTGACGTATCCTGACCAGGGCGTCCAGCTGTCCACTCTGTCCTGCCTGGAGCCCGTCCTCGTCAACCCACCACAGGCTCTCATACAGCAGCTGGAGGCTTTGGTCAACAGGTTGCTGGCCCTCATCTGTAGTCCAGTCATG AACGTACGGATCGCCTCCCTGCGCTGCATCCACACGCTTTCCCACTTCCCCGTACACGAG GTCTTACCATTTCGAGCCCGGGTGCTGCGAGCGTTGGCTCGGCCCCTGGATGACAAGAAGAGGCTGGTGAGGAGAGAGGCAGTAGAGGCGAGAGGAGAGTG gtTCCTCTTAGGAAGTCCTGGCGGGAGGTGA